A stretch of Aedes aegypti strain LVP_AGWG chromosome 2, AaegL5.0 Primary Assembly, whole genome shotgun sequence DNA encodes these proteins:
- the LOC5564672 gene encoding 2-oxo-4-hydroxy-4-carboxy-5-ureidoimidazoline decarboxylase, which translates to MMRSKLSLEQLNALTPTEFHKVFENVVECWPEAAIFCSAMVPFKSFEAMITIFENYLQRLSIENKLRILRLHPDLAGKLLDTHQLTEESSLEQASAGLDKLTPQDKKRLTMLNKEYKEKFGFPFVVCVREASKFEAILAGVTERINNNPEQEIEIGIGEVKKICRLRILELVNKL; encoded by the exons ATGAT GCGTTCAAAACTATCTCTCGAGCAACTGAATGCGCTTACACCAACCGAGTTCCATaaagtgtttgaaaatgtaGTAGAATGTTGGCCAGAAGCAGCGATCTTCTGCTCGGCCATGGTGCCATTCAAGAGTTTCGAAGCTATGATCacaattttcgagaactatcTCCAACGGCTCAGTATCGAAAATAAGCTTCGGATTTTGCGCTTACATCCAGACTTGGCCGGGAAATTGTTGGACACTCATCAACTGACAGAAGAATCCAGTTTGGAACAGGCCAGTGCTGGGTTGGATAAGCTCACGCCTCAAGATAAGAAACGACTGACCATGCTGAACAAAGA GTACAAGGAAAAGTTTGGATTTCCATTTGTGGTTTGTGTTCGTGAGGCATCTAAATTTGAAGCAATCCTCGCAGGTGTAACAGAACGAATCAACAACAATCCGGAACAAGAGATTGAAATTGGTATCGGAGAAGTGAAAAAGATTTGTAGATTAAGAATTCTAGAGTTAgtcaataaattataa